Within Gammaproteobacteria bacterium, the genomic segment CTGATGCTGGGCCTGCGACTGGAAAGCGCCGGCCTGGCCGGCGCGTAGGTCGACCGCGGCGCGCCCGGCACCCCCGGCACCCCCCCGGTACCCTTCAGGCCCCCTGCACCTGATCGAGGAATAACCGTCCTGGCGGCTGGCCGCCCGCACGCAGGGCCGCCGCCAGCCCGGTATACAGGACATCCGGCCCGTTGGCGTAGACATCGCAATCACCGAGATCCGGGTGGTCGGCCAGCACCCGGGCGATGGCCCGCTCCACGGCCAGGCCCACCCGCGCCGCCCGGTCGCCGGGATCATCGCTGCCGCCGATCGGGACGAACACAAAGTCGTCCAGGGCATCCTGCCAGGCGCGACACTGATTCTCCAGGTAGTGCCCGTGGGTCCCGCCCGTGATCCAGTAGAGCCACATCGGCTGGCGCATCTCCAGCGAGATGGCGTGCTCGATGAGGCTCTTGATGGGCGCAAAACCGGTCTCGAAGGCGATGAAGATCAGCGGTCGCTCCGACTCCTCGTCCAGCACGAACTCACCGAACGGCCCCTCGATATCGACCGTATCGTGCACCTTCATGTGCGCGAAGACGTGCTCGGCAAACGGATCGCCCGGCCGGCGGGACACATGGAACTGCAGGATCAGCCCATTGCACGGGCAGCTGGCGACGGACCTCTCGGACAGGGCGATGTCGGGGATGTTC encodes:
- a CDS encoding 2Fe-2S iron-sulfur cluster binding domain-containing protein; this translates as MTVKVEVQPSGHEFPVESGENLLDAALRAGMAIRYSCSSGSCGDCRARLVSGELGAVQHHDYVFSEQERADGQFLLCRATAASDLVIEAVEARAPADVPVQTLSTRVNKLLRLSEDVMELDLRTPRSHTLWFLAGQHVRLNIPDIALSERSVASCPCNGLILQFHVSRRPGDPFAEHVFAHMKVHDTVDIEGPFGEFVLDEESERPLIFIAFETGFAPIKSLIEHAISLEMRQPMWLYWITGGTHGHYLENQCRAWQDALDDFVFVPIGGSDDPGDRAARVGLAVERAIARVLADHPDLGDCDVYANGPDVLYTGLAAALRAGGQPPGRLFLDQVQGA